The Dreissena polymorpha isolate Duluth1 chromosome 8, UMN_Dpol_1.0, whole genome shotgun sequence genome includes the window ACTGTCTGTCGTTAAGAAAAGGACACACACAATCAAATGTTTGAAACCTTTAAATGCATACAATAAAGACAACCAATGTTTAACGGTGTACCGGGAAGCAAGAGGAACTGGATGAAGCCGTCAATGAAGTGATGCATTGATTGATCGGTGAAGGTTCAACGATACTCATCGACAGCTCTTACAATATACAGCGCCGCAACGGAAATAACATACTGTGTCCAATATTGGTCAAAGTTCACTACAGCCACCAGCAGGACAGGCATCGTTTGCTCAGGCACAGCAAAGCGCTTTAAAACAAAAGTATCCCAAGTTGGTGGTCTGGTACAGCTGTAAACTGTCTGGAAACCCGCTCTACGCTCTATGCACAATAACACACAATCCGAGTTTTTTTAGTTCGTCGAAAATCCTACTTTATTAACGGTCGTCCATGCAGGCTAGGTAACCCAGAACAAACCCAATCCCAGTAGGTGTTTCAAGAGCAGTCCTTTTACTTCTATTATATATCAACCGTGTTATCACGTTCATGGTTTAAGTGAAACATGGAGTGACAAAAACTAATGAGCAAAAAATATATTCCAATATTTTGTTAAGACTAACAACAATGGtcaaacgttaattttaaattaacacaaAATCAAGTGGGGTTCCAGACAGCAACTCTTTAACTGGATATCTATATTACAATAACTAAGTATAAACACTCtgtataaatataggatctggcacgagttgtcatatcataccatattttattaaacgagttcaggaattttgttagtaagcgagcctttggcgagcatactaacgaatttcctggacgagtttaattaaatattgtatgatttgacaacgagtgtcagatattTTTATCACAGGCTTTtgaataagcaaattaaataaatatttacgcaaacataatgataaatcccgaatgttgtttacatttcgtgacgtcattttacgttGCAACGTCGTTTCAGCAAAAtagcaaaatgcgattggtcaataaacgaaaactaagccaataaaaacgctttaaaatgttgtattacacatgtgtaatatacaaaatgtgtaatggttgtattacatgggaaacaggctatagcatgtgataaaaagaaataatatacTGCGATTGAAtccgttaaaaaaaaattgacagtaTTGATGAATTGCATTTTACTCAAACATTTCCAAATGGAATATGAATATACACCATTCTGCCTTTTAATTTAACTTCTTATAACTCTGTCAAGTGGTGTGTAAAAATTCAATTGAGAGTTGTCTCCCTTATTAAATAAACTCAACCCTCAATGTTCTTTGTTGGAGATTTTAATGTTCAACTCTTATCTGCTTGGTAAAATTTGACATTACTAAGCTGCCTTTCTACATGAACGCTGATTATATCGTTCAAAATAAGCCAACCAAGTGCCTGTTGCCGAACGATAAAACACTGATTTTTCAACATGAAATATTTCACGGGGGCTTGAAAAAAATCCGCATCTGATACTAAAAATTAGAtgtttatcaaataaatatactatttCGCTTTCCAAGATGTGTATTTACTCCTTCATATACGTGTATAATGAATTCTGTAAGTGCTAGTAAAGATAGGTTCATTTAAGCGACGGTTCGTAAACCGGAACCACGAAAGCGTGTGTGTGGGGGGAGAGAATGGGGATTTGAGTAAGTGTTAAGTTTAAGTTTATTCAAATGTGTGAAGGAATCCCTAGCTGTACGGCGTGGAAAGAACCATGAAAACAAACATCCTGGCAGTCTTCGGGAAAGTAGTTTTGTTTACATACCGGCCTACTTGCCTGTTCAACTCCTTGCAGAAATTATCTCCCTATTGATACCTACTGTCATTTAATCTATAGAGATCTAAATTTATTGTTagcttgttttacttttttttaatgtgtcaaaatcaattttattCGAAAACGATCGTGTTATATATCGTTTACAGtatgacataaaaaataaactaaaaaaataaaatatagtaatataatatatttattgaacatcataGCTTCCGTAGGATTTTTTGATATACTCTTTTCATCAAGATGCTTGAAAAAAAGAACCCTCACCCGAACAAACTATATCACTCGTGATATGTTCACATatttattgttaacattattaaatgatttaaataaatatattgttgttaAATTATGAAAGGACTTCATCCGCTGTAAACTATTAGGAAAATCAGTTAAATGTTGAGAATGGTTTGAGTGCAAGGCATATCACCATATATAGCAAGAAACACTTTGTCGTGGTCTTAAAATGCGCGTATAAAGAGAACATTCATTTAGGTATGTGCTGTCTTTTTGAACATTTATTCAAAGGTGTGATTTATCAGCtttttatataacttaaaaaacaactaaaacaaaTTGTATACGCACTTTCTTTATAGCTAGGGGATTTAGGTTCATTTATCAGCAAAATCTTGCAAACTTGTAAGCAAGTACCAAATTTTCCATGAATGTAGCTTAATATGTGCTCTTTCCAAAAAACCCGTTAGCCACCAAAACTCATAACATGGCggcaattttttttccaaaatggcggctgcataattgtgtatacaatttttattgaaaatcaaggtatttgcactcggagactaatgaaaacaaacagtaatcaggttgctttgttgttaagaatgtttaaaagatacaatttattcttctttgacatttagaggtgaaatattgtacatttgtatcaaaattgtcgccatttgcacaataattgtgaaccacatatgtacgtatatatcacaataaagttataatataaagacaatacacacacatgtatggcACACATAAACAGCAGTcttaaaacatgttgaataaataagtatatatagcatttaaaaagaaaactattttacaccTAGGGGTGCGCTTAATATGGATGTATTGGTATCAAATGTTGGACAGtaccttccaaaaaataaaaatgacacaatataaaccacaatcatcacctttgtcataaagactagtttgAACTTCAATTATTTATAATAGTTTATTGTAAATCTAGAGGTGCAACATCATTACTTGACGACTTATATTTATTGACTCTAAGTTATGTGTAATCAATCTTGTTTAATGACTTTTAATTGAGTTTAAAATACTAGCAGGGTTATTCAGAACTTCTCtccttataatgtatatgaactttctttattcacatatattgtttaaggatCGTTGGGTGTTTTACTATGGTATGATTAAGCGTATGATCTTATTAAGACATTTAATGGCACTTTATTGTAATTGGTACTGTTTAGATACGCCCTACAATCAATGCAGAGTATGAAAACTTATAGTCCGAAGAttgcattatatttaatatgtaatttggctgataaaatggcaatctatattgcaactatcttagtttgagatgaataaatgatgtaaacactcgtcaatagattttatcaagataaatacgGATAAAACCACAAACACGTGTTGTTGACGTCCTAGCATTTAACATGTATATGCATATCAGATGATTTTACAACATGCGATCATTCATGTAACGAGGTGACCTAAACATAAGATAATTCAAATAGTATCTGTGTTTGAGATATTTAATTTATAGAACGCGGGATGATAAAATCAAGGTGTCCTTTTCTATAAAATGTGATATTCAGATAAAGGTTGCAAGCTATAAGCCAAGTCAGCATTTAATGTTGTGCAtggatattcaatcgtttcattgCTGACCACACGCTGAccccaaaatataaaacctagtgaaaaaaataggggtaagtggttgcatatgcattcattatttatcacgcttcgttgttttaaaggaatagggcgcgagctatcgattaaggggcaaaaactaaaaaatattgtttgaaagtctgtcgaagttttattcgggttgacaaacggactggaaatattgcttggttatcgaccgactgtgagtaaacggctggacagatttttttgaaGTTAAaattttttgaaaggttgtccaattgcccataggaggattaagggatgctttggattaaagctatttttgacatttttgcggcccgcgaagacaggtctatgataaattctagttaatgaccttgttatgatttcaatatcagagggtgTTTTTTTCATGGCtttttgtcaaaaaaaaattctcattcaacatgattttatatatttatttgaatatattgggctcctaaaaataaatcaataaattaaaaaaaaatatccttggaacgttacttccacctgtgactGGGAGTTCATGCACAATTTCATGCTTGCTTacagatttgcaagatttttatGCTAATTCTCCTAGCTATCAAACGTTTTCTAAATTGACCTAACAATGAGATTATTTCAATTTGAGAGTCCTCAGTATGGTTATTTGCATTGGGAGATTGGTAACTAAATAATGTCCTATAAAATAATCAGCATTTTCCTAATATCCCAGATAAAACCGCTTGTTGAGATTAGTCAACATGTTCAAAGCGTAAAGATCAGTTGATATTTATCTTGTACCAACTGCCACGGTGGATTACATCCACATTGCGATTTATTATGACATCTGCATAGTTAATTGTCTAGTCAGTGTTAAGGATGGCAACTCTTGCACCgttcttatttgttttcttttgtttatgtttttgtttagagcaATGCGATGGTGCTAACATGATGTCGACCGTTTTGATGAAACTAAAAGAAAGTCAGTTTAACACCACGTATAACGGCACCACATCTTTGGACGATGCTATTGTCTATCGGTATAGAACAGACAGACTACCAGAGGTAAGTTCATTTTAACTGGTAACTCATGATACACAATTGAACATctgtaaattaataataaataagtaaacattttctttaattatACAGTAGGTTGTGTCTTTGGGAAAGTACTTCCCCAGTATTTAGACTCCCGCCTGGGTTACTCTGATCTCTAGGCGATCACCATATCCCTAACGCAACTACGACCAAATGTTATTATGTTCTCGCGTTATTGTTCTTTCTGTAATAATAATTTACGACAACGTTTTAAAGGGAGGATTACACTAGAATCAAATTAAACCTATGACTCTCCGGAGGTTCGTCCGAGTTTTTGTTAGGAGGCATATCTCAAAAACTAACAGGTGCAAATTTGAAACTTGCTGTAGGTTGTAGATTCCAATGAGGGGAAGTATAATGCTCAAAAGTTATCACTCCTGCAACCattgtgtatatttattacattttatcaaTGGCATCTCCTGCaaattaatcaattttaaacGTAGATCTAATCGAAGGGTAAATGCAGTGCGGAGCCATAATATTCGTTACGTCTATAAAGAATTTACCTACGTTTATAATGTGTTCTATTTGCATTCTGTTTAcggaatatcttaaaaattacTAGAGGGATATACTGGAAATATTGAAGGCAAATATATCTTACTAAACAATACACAAGGACAATAACTATTGCTTCTGTCGTATTTTTATAATGCATTCCattgtttgcaatatttcaaatgTTTCCGTATTTTATCTTCATAGCTATTTTATGTAAGATCATCTAATTGCTTATAAGTGCAAAGCTCAGGATTCATACCACTTTCCTCGATAACTAAGTATGTTTTCGTTTGTAAAATGTTATGTGTATATTTTTGTGGCAtttcttaaaaattaaattacGTATCAGAaaggaagtttaaagataaatagGCCCCTGTAATAGGACGTTCAGTGAGAAAGTGCCATAATTATTGCGGCTACCCTGTGCAGGGTGTGGTGAAACTTgacaataacatttcaatattgtaTGAAACATGTCTTCATTTTAAAATGTTCGTTATACCCTACTGGTATGACAGGGGTGTTTGAATCATAAAACTTATTATATACAATAGTTTTTTGAAAAATCCAATATCCCTACCATAGTTGATCGTAAAATGTGCATTTCTTAAAAACAGAGAAGCATAGTTATTTTGTTACTTGGGGTGGACAAGTTTGAAAACCCTACATGCGTCATAATTGGGGCCAACTGGGGCAGACCATACGAtgagaggatgatttatttttaattttccctGATCTTGGACTGATTTTCTTTAAGTCTTTCAAGTGTAGTGCGATGATATAAATTCCAGTTTTCAGCAGTGGTTCAATTACGGTCCTTGTAGGGCTTCATGTCAGCAAATGTGTGCGTTGTTTTAGCCGCGGGGAAACTATATGCCACATACGACTTGAAAATGTCAGCATTTTATATCGgttatatattttacagtttgGTTAGATGCTTGGTATGAATTGAAGTTGTTCTTGTAACGAACTGTTGACATGTTCATCTATAGGTTATCCATGACCACAGTATTTCTTGTTTGAAATCCACTCGCTTATTTAAAATGTAGTTGTATAGGAAACCATTCCAGTCTGTCCCAGAAATAATTGGGAAAACATAATCATCTAATATCAtccttaaatactttaaaataacattagccaacgtaaatatataataacaggttactgctagatctttttgtaatatatcaggcaaggctcaTTTTATTCGttccgagcctgatatattacacaactACCAGGCAGTAACctggttttttttttgtttatcatacctctacgttcccgattttaaagaaataatgaaaaaaaatcgctaaaatgctgcagttttagcgggaaagaatatgacttttgtcgctTGACGTGTTTATAATAACGTCCTCAGTatgcgcgcttaatatttgtaaaaatgtttttcgctgtttgtgttgcattttgtgtttaaaatatattaaatcttggtatcaaattgtttgttttgttcaatCTGATTGGAATTTACTAAAACTgagtactttatagttgattccgagttatatgaccatcctccacacatgactgttTTAAGACCTtcatgttgaccatgatatatcaggcaacgttatatcaggcaaatATCAAttcggtggtatgataaatgatAATGTCACTTTCACCTAGAAGTAATcgagtatatacattttatacataccATGTTaaaacagatggtgtacatttTAGACGGTTGCCGTCCGTATCAGCACCTTTAGTTCCAATTCTACTACGGTGTACCCAGTCCTGTTTGTGGTACGGGAACGATTAAATGTTCTGTCATGGCAAATACCTTTGGTTTTGAGAGACGTGTAAGTATTTTCCCTATCATCATACCGATAGTAATATTACTTATATGAAATACTTGTCCTCAAAATATTCTACGTAAAGTCTTTAAGTGTTGcttaaaatttatattgtttaCTCAGTTTTACATATACtcatatgacattatttgttCACGAACATTTCTAATTCACGTTTTTATTTTTCAGGTATGAATATAGTTATGCTAGTAGGATCTTGTGCCCAGTTGACCTAAACCGGAACTTGGATCAAGCTTTTCCTGAGGCGTTCACGGTGACCGTTTCCTCTCAGTCAACAGTTTCTGTGCCATTCAGTCTAAAGGCAGACATTCTTGAAGATTTTACGATCCAGTATGCCTTTATTTTGTTCAAGCACTTCAAAgctttttaaattgtatactcTGTCAATAGCTTGCTTCAGTATCTTGAATTCCATTCACCTTTGTAGTGGGTCAAAATTGATATTTATAAATTTGGTTACAGTCTCATATCTGGTTGATGTTATGTATCCGATGGAAGTATAGCAAAAACAAAGTTACAATACACAAAACATAACATTACGCGAAAAATGAGTATAGCTAGCGTAACGTCAGCTATTCTCATTTTTATGCGTAATGTTGTTGCCCTGGATCGGTCAAAACAACGCCTAATTGGTTTAGACCATTATGCATGTACACCAAACGCAACACGTAGCCAAGAGTATTCACTaaaaagaacaagatgtgtttgtgaaacactatgtccacatatatttgacctttgactttgaaggatgaccttgacctttcaccactcaaaatgtgcagctccacaagatacacatgcttgccaaatatcaagtcgctatcttcaattttgcaaaagtgtacatttaatgagcgattttgacccatatatttgaccactgaccttgaatgatgaccttgaccttttaccactcaaaatgtgcagcttcatgagatacacatgtatgccaaatatgaagttgttatcttcaatattgcaaaagttatggaaaatgttaaagtttgtccaaacaaacaaaccaacaaaccaacagagactgcaaaaacattatgtcccccactatagtggtggggacataaaaataataaaactgaaaacattgaaataatactacacaaatacacacacgtATATTTTGAAGTGTCTTTACTACAATAGTGAAATGACCATGGTACATAAACCGGGTCATTGTTACTTACTTAAGTATAACAAACTGGCTTCCAAAATATTTGTACTTCCGTTTAATTGTATCTCATTAGAACTATTATGTATTTCACCGAAAGTCAGAGATAAGACCATCAGGAAAACTTTACGACGCTTGTTGGTCTATTTGAGCTAAGTGAATGCCCAATCGCCATCACGGCCCATTTGTTATGTTTGGTGGTGTGTGATATGACTCGTCTTGAGTCATGTAATACACGATGATTTTAGATAATTATTTATCCTCGTAATGTATGCAAAGTTCCATTTTGTATCTAGTGTGAtccaaaataagttaatactattCATACAGTTGCTATACATAAAAGGTAATATTCTGAAATATTCAtttgaataataatatttttaaagagaTTCCAGGAACGTAGTGGCCTCCGCATCCACCCCTGTTTATTTGTTGTATACCTTTCCCGAAGGATTGGACTCGGTTCACATCCAAGCAAATTCCGTAGACAAAACATGTGCTGTTCTTTCCATTCAAGATATCAAGGTATGATACTCGCGTTGAGTCGTTTATCTTTAAAGTTGATGTTGTTAGTATatcaacaataaaaacatgtattcTTCAATAAATTGTCCTTTGCATACAACTGCAACCTGTTTCATTGACAGTGGTTTGACATACGCCTGAAGTTGTGTTTTAAGAAACATACTTCAAAAAACAACTTTACGGTTTCGACATTGACCTTATTTCAGTTCGCTGTATTGAAACTGCTATTTTAGAGAATCCTGATTGACCCATgaatttatatctatattaaatatatgtttaagtcCCGTCGATTGACTttgacaaacaaaaatattttccaaTCGTATTGCATAGCACATCGTTTGACTTTAAATGTAGATATAATGAACacaatgtaaaaaatattatgtaaaaataCTAAGGAGAACCAACATTGTTCACATGCGAGAGTggtttattaaatgcaaatgtcaaATTGTCTATACTAGATGGGACAAAGCATACACCACAACAttcaaaacaataatgttaagAGCTtaggtcaccgccttggaaagaTAAATGAAGTTCGTTTGGGGGAGGGGGGTAAGCCAATATTGATGGCTATCTTAACCTCGCTTTTAgccaataataaaacataaaacgcACACGTATTAACAGAATCGTCGTATCATTGTTATGCCAATTAAACACtcaaaactatgtttaaaattaatttgcaaattaattagttaaggggtgttgcggcagtttatttaaccgatgaTATATTAATAGCAACACCGATAATGCttttatcacaactcaatatttgtgTTATCATTATCATCAGAAATTACCGAGTTGGTTTATAATAccattgtcagtggttcgatcccaggtggggttaactttttttaacttcttttttCTATCTGTAATGTCATTCTtcttttatactggagctctttagtcctgttgttcacgtttatcaattttaagcattttatCACAAACTCCAAAACATGCCGAACACTGTGAAAAAGTGCATGTAAGTTATTagtgattaaggtcgagtttgatactgtattgtctaatgttttttattaaatattgttttttagtaatgtcttttggtaagatGATGAGATTCCAGtaaagattgtaaacaatttctaatgtttatgcatatttctaacaaccTATGTACctgtacttgggttttgcctaattgctgttttttattaaattttacgtTGACGGTACGgattgttaaagcaaaaaaacTCTGTTAAAaatgcggtgacccccttttttatttgcgttttttgattaaaatacgtagatgaacatatttgagcagtttcgcagaattctattagacagaaaaaaaaaattaaattccaGTTATGTGGCTACAATAGtgaaaaaatgacgtttttttgggtgacataaaaattataaaaaaagatggaaaaaaatcagcagaactgcagcaacaccccttaattgtTAAATACGCACTACTGCAACAGAGTAACTTCTCTGTGAGGCATGATGAAATGCAATCAATGCAAATTCGTTCTTGTGCAAGGTTTCAGAATATAGCAGAAATTGTTTGCAGCGTTATTTGAAACTCATATTTTAAACCCGGCAGGTAGACTATGATATTATTTCAGTgcgttttttatttcattatactgtCCTGGTCATTGTTCAGTCGCATTTGCTTAACAGCATTTCCCATGTTTGTCCTTGCTTTGCGTTTCTCGTTTATGAAGATAATTGCTTAGGTTTTGACCTTGGTTATCATATCTGAGTTATTTTTCCTATATTGTACTATGTATACTAGAAACACTGTTATTATTTTGTGCAGTGCCCAGTCTTTGACCTTGACTCTGATGTGGATTACCAGGGCAAGTACCAAACCATGACCACATTTGGGGCGATCACAGTTACTGTGAGTAATACTGTATACCtatcatatttcattttataatatttttttgtaaaacaccTATGTTGGACGCACTGAAAATATATTCACGTTATAATCAATCCCAGCAGCTTCATAAGAAGAAAACACCCGTGGATAAAATGCTGAAAGCTTATACGTTATATTCCAGTAACGAATAGTATCCCTTTTGCCAGGAAAACTAAATGTATCCTATTTTAACGTATCTAATAAGAGGGTTACCAAATTAACTTTTTTATGTCTAGTCAACATGAAGTGGCGACGTGTATAAGGTCAGTTTAGTAGATACCGTAGATTCCAAAGGACACGGTTAATCTGCATTTTGGCATGAAACAAATtagaaatgcattatttttcaatttgATATCAATTGATCTTCATCGGATGGTTTtgccttattttattttttttattaaagatctagtttacacataaaataattaactCTTTACACCTTTATATAAATGTCTCACCAATTTTAACAACGTATTATGATAATAaccacaaatttatataaattatttgcgAATTTTCTCAACATATTGGTATAACAATGAGCTGAATTGTGCGAGTTGGTCAACTGCTATTTCAAACCTTACTCTTTTTTCCATCCAAATATACAGCAACACCACGTACATTTGTCTCATAAAATTACTACGTACGTTATTTAAGTTGTGCATAAACACTCAGGATAAACTTTCTTTATCCTTGCGCAAACCGTGTATTTTCTTTACACGTCATGTGTTATTAAATAGCATGATATCATGATACTCTCCCATAAAGATATATCTACACCACTAATAACAAACGGGCCTTTCCTGACTTTCCATATGAAAAAGTTTACAGTAAGATTAAATCTGGCTTT containing:
- the LOC127842436 gene encoding SID1 transmembrane family member 1-like encodes the protein MATLAPFLFVFFCLCFCLEQCDGANMMSTVLMKLKESQFNTTYNGTTSLDDAIVYRYRTDRLPETVAVRISTFSSNSTTVYPVLFVVRERLNVLSWQIPLVLRDVYEYSYASRILCPVDLNRNLDQAFPEAFTVTVSSQSTVSVPFSLKADILEDFTIQIGLGSHPSKFRRQNMCCSFHSRYQVPSL